The Candidatus Poribacteria bacterium genome includes a region encoding these proteins:
- a CDS encoding DUF839 domain-containing protein: MKNKLSRRQFLHSGALATASAAVSLGFLGCSNALIQKVPGFEPPPPFEFVPTANRLLDLPEGFTAHAFSRTGEKMDDGLWVPGGHDGMAAFPGPNGKTILVRNHELVATAKSVGPFGWNNEKIARAAVDKFYDAGSGELPCLGGTTTLVYDTRTKTLEKHFLSLIGTIRNCAGGLTPWNTWLTCEENVQKFDKENTYEADHGYNFEVPASADIGLADPIPLKAMGRFNHEAVAVDPKTGIVYETEDRGDSLIYRFIPDQPGELAAGGKLQALKIRDLESADTQNWRDRNQKIFWWTYNPVPVGETLAVEWVDIENVESPNDDLRIQGAEDKGAAKFARGEGIWYGDNQGTGEFYIACTNGGIEYKGQIWRYRPSPYEGTSREEQQPGTLELFIEPNDVNLMENADNLTVTPWGDLIICEDGPNEEFLIGVTPEGNIYRFARNAGNLSELAGATFSPDGTTLFVNIQSPGITLAITGPWHQIRQRSEVLWQKPNNTASTSASLGG, translated from the coding sequence ATGAAAAATAAACTATCTCGACGGCAGTTTCTACACTCTGGCGCGCTCGCGACCGCATCTGCAGCGGTCAGTCTCGGATTTTTAGGATGTAGCAATGCATTGATTCAAAAGGTGCCGGGCTTTGAACCTCCACCGCCCTTTGAGTTTGTGCCGACTGCGAACCGTCTCCTTGATCTCCCCGAAGGATTTACCGCGCACGCTTTTTCGAGAACGGGTGAAAAGATGGACGATGGACTTTGGGTACCGGGCGGACACGATGGCATGGCAGCTTTCCCGGGTCCCAACGGTAAGACTATCCTCGTCCGAAATCACGAATTGGTCGCTACTGCTAAATCTGTGGGACCCTTTGGATGGAATAACGAAAAGATTGCGCGTGCTGCTGTTGACAAATTCTATGACGCTGGATCCGGTGAACTACCCTGCCTCGGTGGGACGACGACGCTTGTCTATGACACGCGGACAAAAACACTGGAAAAACATTTCTTGAGTCTGATAGGAACAATCCGGAATTGTGCCGGTGGACTGACACCTTGGAATACGTGGCTTACCTGTGAAGAGAATGTACAGAAGTTTGACAAAGAAAACACCTATGAAGCAGACCACGGGTACAATTTTGAAGTCCCGGCTTCCGCTGACATAGGATTAGCCGACCCGATCCCGTTGAAGGCGATGGGCCGTTTCAATCATGAAGCGGTGGCTGTTGATCCCAAAACTGGGATTGTCTATGAAACCGAAGACAGGGGTGATAGTTTAATCTATCGGTTTATCCCGGACCAACCGGGGGAACTCGCTGCAGGCGGTAAACTTCAGGCATTGAAAATTCGAGACCTTGAAAGTGCAGATACCCAAAACTGGCGAGACCGGAATCAAAAGATTTTCTGGTGGACATACAATCCGGTACCAGTCGGAGAAACGCTTGCGGTTGAATGGGTGGATATTGAGAATGTGGAATCGCCAAATGATGACCTCCGTATACAAGGGGCTGAAGATAAAGGTGCGGCGAAGTTCGCACGCGGTGAGGGGATATGGTATGGCGATAATCAAGGGACAGGAGAGTTCTATATTGCCTGCACCAATGGCGGTATTGAATATAAAGGGCAAATTTGGAGATATAGACCGAGTCCTTACGAAGGTACAAGTCGTGAGGAACAACAACCCGGTACGCTTGAACTCTTCATCGAACCAAACGATGTCAATCTCATGGAAAATGCAGATAACTTGACAGTCACACCTTGGGGCGATTTAATCATCTGTGAGGATGGTCCAAATGAGGAGTTCCTCATCGGCGTAACACCTGAAGGAAATATCTACCGATTCGCTCGAAATGCCGGTAATCTGTCTGAACTCGCGGGTGCGACGTTCTCACCGGATGGTACAACGCTTTTTGTAAACATTCAGAGTCCTGGGATTACATTGGCAATCACTGGTCCTTGGCACCAAATTCGGCAGCGTTCTGAGGTACTATGGCAGAAGCCTAATAATACGGCATCAACGAGCGCGTCTCTTGGTGGCTAA
- a CDS encoding site-specific DNA-methyltransferase: protein MTGIKTDLYLGDCLEVLSDFDADSFDLIITSPPYADRRSKTYGGIRPDEYVNWFLPRAEEFLRVLKPSGTFILNIKEQAIDGERHTYVIELILEMRKQGWLWTEEFVWHKKNCYPGKWPNRFRDAWERCLQFNKNRKFNMYQESVMVPMGDWAEKRLKKLSETDQSRDTSKVGSGFGKNVSNWLDRKMAYPTNVLHLATETGNRKHSAVFPKTLPEWFIKLFTKENDWVLDPFAGAGTTCQVAQALLRNSAGIEILPEYYQMAKENIKQRAHLENQSQVQFSSRQLTFQ, encoded by the coding sequence ATGACAGGAATAAAAACAGACCTTTATCTTGGAGATTGCTTAGAGGTACTCTCCGATTTTGATGCAGATTCATTTGACCTGATTATAACCTCTCCTCCGTATGCGGACCGGCGTTCTAAAACTTATGGCGGAATCAGACCAGATGAATACGTCAATTGGTTTCTGCCGCGTGCCGAAGAATTTTTGAGAGTACTCAAGCCATCCGGCACATTTATTTTAAATATCAAGGAGCAGGCTATTGACGGAGAACGGCATACTTATGTTATTGAGTTGATACTTGAAATGAGAAAGCAGGGGTGGTTGTGGACAGAGGAATTTGTGTGGCACAAGAAAAACTGTTATCCGGGCAAGTGGCCCAACCGATTCAGGGATGCTTGGGAAAGATGTTTGCAGTTTAATAAAAACAGAAAATTCAACATGTATCAAGAATCAGTTATGGTGCCGATGGGAGATTGGGCGGAAAAAAGGTTGAAAAAACTCAGCGAGACAGATCAGAGTCGAGATACGTCGAAGGTCGGAAGCGGATTCGGCAAAAATGTCTCAAATTGGCTGGATCGAAAGATGGCATATCCGACAAATGTTTTACACTTAGCAACAGAAACGGGAAATCGAAAGCACAGTGCCGTTTTTCCCAAAACGTTGCCTGAGTGGTTTATTAAGCTGTTTACGAAAGAAAACGATTGGGTACTCGATCCATTTGCTGGTGCTGGTACGACGTGTCAGGTCGCTCAAGCGTTGTTGAGAAATTCCGCTGGTATTGAGATTTTACCTGAGTATTATCAAATGGCAAAGGAGAATATTAAGCAGAGAGCACATCTTGAAAACCAATCCCAGGTTCAATTTAGTTCACGCCAACTCACATTTCAATAA